CAAAATATCTAGCTGGAGGTGAAACTATTTTCCCGCTCAAACTGTCATTGTTGGTGGATGGGGCGATAGTGCTTTTAATGGAAAAgctgtagagagagagagaatgcactcTGAAGGGCGGCCCAACAACAGTGATCTTTCATAAGGTAGTAGGCCTAATGCAATTCAGTAGTTGAATTTTACCTCAGAAAGCTGGCATGTGTTCTGACAAGAGTTGTTTCTGCTCTTGCTTTCTCTGCTATGCTTCCTTTTCCTTTGACCAGGAAATaggttcacagttttttaacttTTACATACACACAGAACACAAGGCAGGAGGCCTTTGGCTGAACTGTCAGGGTAGGCTTCTGGCCTTATGCTTCTGAACATTTTCTCTTATTCTCTGAAGATGTCCCCAACTCACTGATATTTAGGCACTACAGAACAATGTTTTGTAATACAGAGGGAGCCATTTCTCCTCCCTGACTTGGGGTTAAAATTCTGAGGTTTAGTGTCCTTAAATTTAACTGTGTCAAATTTCAGTTTAGTAGCTTGGCTAGATGGTAATTAACATATGGAtgtatctagggcttttttggtagaaaaggcccagcaggaactcatttgcatattaggctacatcccctcacatcaccattgtttcacacagggttttgtagaaaaagcccagcagaagctaatttgcatatcaggccacactccctgacaccaagccagccggaactgtgttcctgctcagaaaaaacccTGGATGTATCATTCTCTTCCTCTACAAGTTTGACATCTATCACTAGCTCTCATCCCTAGATATCATGATCTGAGCAAACTAAATATTCCATTCATATATTTTTGTGCTTAATAGTTATATTTGGCTATATGTTGTGTAAGTATGGTTTTAATGTGCTCTACTGAATTCCTATATTAAATAAATGAAGTATTAGTTTCTCAACTTTCCTCTTTTCATACCTGCAGTCTCCTATTGCTGTTTTTTCATAATTTTTAAAGGACAGGGACCTCTCTGGGGTCTAGTGTCATAGAGTTTATCCTCCAAAGCacctgttttctccaggaaaactgtaatctggagatgaactgAAAATCCAtggaatctccaggtcccacctggagacttgtCATCCTTAGGCACTTCCTATGTGCGCAGAGGCTGGGAGAGGGAAGTACTGGGGCTGGCAAACTTTAATAAAAGTCTTTCTTAAAACCTGTATTAAGTTGGTTGGTGCAAATGGGAATTAATTGGGAGCTAGTAAAATGGTACTGTTGTGGAAAAGAACTGCCAGCAAGGGAACCTGGAGTGGGGATGGCAGTGCTTACTTGTAGATAGATACCTGTTGTACCACCAGAAATGATGGTGTGAGTGGACCAACCCACAACCTTGGGTTCTCAATTTTATTTTAACAATTGATATGGCCATATATAAAGTTCATTTTCTGAATGTAGTCATTTGAAAGCAAATCCTGTTAGCAAGTAAATCCTACTtgtatcttttttctttctctcaagaGGAAGGAACTAGTTCTTTTTAAATGTGAGGCTTGCATACAATAGCCAACACCTGTCTTTTACAGAGAAAGATTATAAATGTACTACATTTTCTCTTTGTTCTTCTCCCTTAAGAGCTCTTAACTCCGTGCCAATATCTCAGTAATCTCATCTTGCTATTAAATATTTGCATACCCAACCTGAAAATGAGAGAGTTAATGGGTGCAAAGAAAAATTGGATATATTCTATCCATTTATAAAAATTCGTATCTGTCCTTGGAGATGTGGAATTCTGGATTAATCACCCTAGAATAGCCATGGGAGCAAAGAATATCATTAGTTTAAAAACTCAGCTGGCTACGTTTATAGAGGATATTGCATGATAAATTTTAAGCTGGTGCTTACACAGTGGCCCAGTGGGAATGGAAGATGTTATTTTTCCCCTAAgctattctcccttcctccacagCAACAGCGATGCTTCAAAATGAGGATAGCATTTGAAGAATAAAGAAAACTTTCTCATGGGAAATTTCAATGGATAGCCTTATACTACTTAGTTGTTTCACACATGGGGGTTCAGTTGACCACACAGTTGAGAAGATGGAAGAAATTGTAACATGGTCTGCCTAGCAGCAGtattcttttatttttccttCCAATTTGTGACTTTCTTCTCTGAATCTTGATACCTGTACATGTATCAGGaaagctttttcttttcttttaaagttcATTCGTATAACATACCTGGATTACTCCTGCAGCCTGGTTGTGGCACACTATACAATGGATAATGTAGTCCATGTGGTCAGCTTCAGAGTACTGAGAAGCCTTTGTCAGTCCAGGGCATTGGAATAATAGAAATGTTTTTATACATGAACCTCATATGTAAATATTTAGGTGGGGTCCTAACACAGCACAGTTTTGACAGATACACTTCACAAATTTATTCATGATCTTAACTTTTTAAATACACACATAGTTTCCTGCCCTACCTGGATCAATTGCATGTTCCTAAACCACAGGAGGGGCATATCTATTATTGTCTTGGATCACCTGCCTAAAGCTGAAATTACACAGCTGTCTCTCTGGTAGTCTGCTGCAGCCAAAATAACAGAAGTAATGACCAACACATTTATAATTAAATTCTTTATAAACCCCAGTTCATCACATACAAGGAACTGGTTGGTACCCAGGGCTGCAGACAGCAGAAATTTGGGGGATGGGAGCAGAGATTTTGTGCAGATTTGATACTATGAGACTTTGGCACAGTTAGCTAATTACAAAAGCTAATTGATTCTTCTTCAGAATAATCTCATTTTGCCAATTCATCAGCTGTTGGGGATGGGTCACATCTACTTTGAATGGGTTGTTTACACTTGTGACTGCATTTTGTTTTCACCTGTGCTCTGCAATGTAATACACCATGTACTGGGAGAGCAATCCAGAATAgatctactcagaaataagtctcATGTTATTCAGTGGTCTGTTCTCCCAGgaaaagagctagatttgagtccagcagcaccttagagaccaacaagagaaaacttctcattaaaaaaaaacaaaacaaaactttttcCAGGAAATTGTCTTTAGGATTATAGCTCTGGTCTAGTCCCTCTCTATGTAACAGCATTCTTTCATCACAACCTTTGGCCATTTGTAACCTGGGATTTAAATATATCTGCCAACTTAGTATCTCTGATAACTTCATCTATCTGATAAAGTTGGTTCTGGCTCATTTTAGTCCTATAAGACTCTCTTGCTGCTGAAGATGGCTTCCTATGTCTGCTATGTTCCTCAGCTCAATAATGGATGTTCACTGTGGTATAATTAGTAATGACATAATGATTGCCACTGATGTACAGATATGTGATAAGTATCAGCCCATCGAGGCATCAAGTGTTAGGAATGGTTCCACTCCTTTAAAGTTGCAGAAGTTCACTGGTGCTGTGTTCCATTCCTCCTTAATTCCAATTTAAGtaggataatttttttaaaaatccatatgtAGAATTGCAACTATCAGTAACTTCAGTTCACTTGCATACTTTTACACCTTTCTGTTAGTAAGGTGCATAGGAGCACTCTTGACATTTGAAAAAACTCTACAGAAGAATAATCTTGGTAAAAATGCACACAATAACACACCAAGATAGTTTTTTGCATTTTGTTGTTGATATACTCATTCATatgaggaaggaaaaaaggattaAAGAGACTCAGAAAACTGGAAGCTGCAGAAAACCATGCATTCACTGTGCAAaatctgattattattatttttaaaaaatcaaactatGGATACTCCCTAATGCATCAGTTTCACTTTGGAAACAAGGCCTGGTAGTGTGGAACATCAAACTCTGAGGAGAAACTCGGACAAGAATTTTGGAAGCATTCCTATTAACTGTACAGCACACACTGGCGATATGTTCAGCTAGCTACTGATATTTCTTGAGCTTTTGAAGCTGTTGTGAATGAATCAATTACTACCAGACCAGTCAGATGATCTGGAATTTTATTCCATCCATATACATGCATAGTAACAACATTTGTTGAGAAATTATTTCTATCAGAAGTAGAACATTATCTCTGTGATCACCAGTTGCAGTATTGCTACTCTTATATTTAAATATCtcttataaatgaattaaattcaTACTTGCAGCATTGAGTTAAGGATTTCATTTTGTCTGTGTCTTTCAAAAGATAAAACTGATAGATAGGATCTCATTACTTACAATACTGCTTCCAGTAATTTTTGTTCATTCTTTATAAAGTATTGCATTTAACAGCAAAGGTTTAAAAATTGAGACAGAGATGCATCAGCGAAAGAAAATACAAGTACTATACAAGGAAAAAAATTGCCATCTTCGTTTTAACGGACATTTCAGGTTAAGAAAGTGGACAGGAACATACCGCTACATACAAATGCAAAGCCTAGTGACTAAGATCCTGTATCTGCTAAAATATAAAGTGCAAACTGAGCCAAATTCTTCAAAAAATATTGAATTTTTAAGGCGAACTTTACAGCATAGTTGAAACTTTTTGCAAGTTATATTTTAGCATCTACATCTGCAATAGCttataagaaaaaaaatcaggatacACAGGTGCTTTTGAAGCTATTTCTAAAATGCTTTTCCGTATAGTTTGTGactattttctttaaaatctacTATACAGTGCAAACCATATGTGCTACACAATAACTATACAATAACATTACAAATGACTTTaatataaagttttttttaaataaaaaataactaCAGCTATGAATACTGCTGGTAAAATAAATTAATTGTATTGAAAAtggcaccaagaatacactttACTAATGGACTGTAATGGAAGTACACCTTTAAAGTCTTCAACTCAGCAATAATGAATAAACGCCTGATTGTCCAGAAGTATTACAAACAGCTCTCTCTTCCAACTGTATGGAATAATATACTAAACACAGGTTGGTACCAAAGGTGGACCAAGAATCTCATTTGACATGTTCTGCTGCATGTGATGAGCAATAAAACTTCTTATGAGTTATAAAGTTTGATAGGTTGTTGAACTGGATGTCACAGAGACGGCAATACTTTCCACTGGTAGGAGCCTGAGTGGAACCATTCACACCTTTTGCTATACTAGATAATTGTTCTTCTGCTGCAGGGATCGTTGGAGAGACATTTTCATTGGCAGCTAAAACATTATCAGAGGCCCAAGATGGAGATTTGTGTCCATCTTCATGCTGCTGAGGATTCTGGGAAATGTTCTCTTGCTGTGGATTGGCTGTGGGCCTTTCTTCCTGTTTTAGTCCACCATTAACAATTACCATGCCTCTGTTTTTTGGCAATAGTGGCAGAGATTCCTTCTTCTGTGCAGGGCACCCATTTGAGGGGGTCTGGCTCTTCAAAGATTCACTTTCAGCATTTGTACTTTGATCTGCATCATTATTATGGACAACAAGGGAACTAGAAATATAATCACTTGGCTTTATTCCGTAATATGGAGAAAGCTGATCTGCTCCTTTAGCTTTCTTTATTGCTCCTGGATAAAGGCATTGTGGGAGAAACAAgtgtttgttttcttcttttgtaGCAATGAGCTGGGCAGCTTCACTAAAGACTTTAAGTCCTTGAAGAGTTGCTAAGTGCGTAGAAAACAAGTTCCCATTGGGAGACGACTGTTTTGAGTTTCCGTTTTTCTCGCATTTGATTATGCTACGTTCATAACTGACCTCAGGACTGTTGCGTTCACTTTCTGGGTTTTGAAATACCTTGCCATCCAGTGGTCCCATTTCATTACGCTGGTGCACAGTGACAGGGCAAAAATTCTGCTTATGAGCCAGGTAATTCTCTACCTTGTTGAAACTGATCTTGCATACTGTGCATTCATGGTAGTCCAGCAACCTTTTGGGGGAAGTGGATGTCCTATCAGATTGGGGCAGACATTTTTTGCTGAGGTCTATAGGTGCATCCATCTCCAAGCAAGAAACCGTTGAATGCGGTGCATCACATTTTGAGGGTGGGACACATTTGCTAATGGATAGTGATGTTTCTAAATGCTTTGAGACCATTCCTGGAAAGATATCACAGCGTGGATGGTAGCAGTCTCCAATAGTATCAGTGGGCTCCTGTGAAGATGTGCATGGGTTAGCAAGATTAGCCACTTCAAGAAATCGCTGTTGGACAAGCTGTGGCCTTTGCTCTTGCTCTGGTAGGCACATCTCATACATCTTCCTTCGCTTGCGTGTACGCATCGTCCTCTGCATAGCAGGCACTTTGCTGGAAGCAGATCTCTTAAGTGGTGGATCGTGGCGTGTAGCACAGTAATACTGCTTGTGAACCATATATGTTTCATGCCTACTGAACGTAATATTGCATGCTTCGCATGTGGTTTTGTTGGGATCACTTTCTCCTTCTATTAATGGTGCAGTAGTTGGGTTCTTCCCATCCAAAGGTTTCCCATTAATTTTTTCATCGTTGTTGGCTGCATTTGACAGCTTCTTCACCTGTGAAGGAAAGTCTTTTTCATGTCCCTTACTGTTTGGCCCAATAATGTCTAATACAGAAGAGGAGTTGATACAGGATGCCTGAAGGAGCTGATTTTCTGGGTCTGAAGTATGAGGTGTAGTATTCAAAATATTGATTGAGTTTTGACCGTTGTTGGGACTTACAGCCTCGGGCAGCTTTTCTGAAACACTGGCAAAATCTGGTGACTTGGTCATCTGTTGCCATCGGCTGCTGCAATAATGCTTTTTGTGTACTAAGTAGTTGTCCAAATTGTTGAATGTTATGTTGCACTCAAAGCAGGTAGCTCCTTTTGGCATGAGTGGGCTGTAAATGACAGGGGGGTAGCTGTTACTTCCATGCCTCAGCCGTCGGTGAACCAGCTCCGACATTTTGGCTAAGATCTCAGAAGCCTGAGGAACCACTGTGATGTCCTGGGGGAAAGCAAACTGAGAAAGAAAAGGCCCCATGGAGAAAGATGGGCCCAGATTAGGCTGGACTGGTGAAG
Above is a window of Heteronotia binoei isolate CCM8104 ecotype False Entrance Well chromosome 7, APGP_CSIRO_Hbin_v1, whole genome shotgun sequence DNA encoding:
- the ZFPM2 gene encoding zinc finger protein ZFPM2 isoform X2, whose translation is MSRRKQSKPRQIKRDEEGSQEAADSDGDARLEKSVPLTLETEDWDGPGELEVFQRDGERKIQSRQQLPVGTTWGPFAGKMDLNNNTLKTKAAVPMVLTAGPKWLLDVTWQGVEDNKNNCIVYSKGGQLWCTTTKAIAEGEELIAFVVDFDSRLQAATQMTLTEGMYPARLLDSIQLLPQQAAMASILPTAIVNKDIFPCKSCGIWYRSERNLQAHLMYYCSGRQREGAQLSEENDENIQQISSVCPFPQCTKSFSNARTLEIHLNSHSGVKMEEFLPSGASLKCTVCSYTADSVINFHQHLFSHLTQAAFRCTHCHFGFQTQRELLQHQDLHVPGNKLQRESDTEHSPTGNEEALQTAADPLNRNDGSQGQKPMHTKDASSDTELDKCEKKTPLFLPNQRPETQAATTKQSFSYTKIKSEPSSPRLASSPVQPNLGPSFSMGPFLSQFAFPQDITVVPQASEILAKMSELVHRRLRHGSNSYPPVIYSPLMPKGATCFECNITFNNLDNYLVHKKHYCSSRWQQMTKSPDFASVSEKLPEAVSPNNGQNSINILNTTPHTSDPENQLLQASCINSSSVLDIIGPNSKGHEKDFPSQVKKLSNAANNDEKINGKPLDGKNPTTAPLIEGESDPNKTTCEACNITFSRHETYMVHKQYYCATRHDPPLKRSASSKVPAMQRTMRTRKRRKMYEMCLPEQEQRPQLVQQRFLEVANLANPCTSSQEPTDTIGDCYHPRCDIFPGMVSKHLETSLSISKCVPPSKCDAPHSTVSCLEMDAPIDLSKKCLPQSDRTSTSPKRLLDYHECTVCKISFNKVENYLAHKQNFCPVTVHQRNEMGPLDGKVFQNPESERNSPEVSYERSIIKCEKNGNSKQSSPNGNLFSTHLATLQGLKVFSEAAQLIATKEENKHLFLPQCLYPGAIKKAKGADQLSPYYGIKPSDYISSSLVVHNNDADQSTNAESESLKSQTPSNGCPAQKKESLPLLPKNRGMVIVNGGLKQEERPTANPQQENISQNPQQHEDGHKSPSWASDNVLAANENVSPTIPAAEEQLSSIAKGVNGSTQAPTSGKYCRLCDIQFNNLSNFITHKKFYCSSHAAEHVK
- the ZFPM2 gene encoding zinc finger protein ZFPM2 isoform X1, producing the protein MSRRKQSKPRQIKRPLEDAVEDEEEECLSEENDISKEDFPLEGTFSAEFEPGNLSCEEVEYFCNKGDEEGSQEAADSDGDARLEKSVPLTLETEDWDGPGELEVFQRDGERKIQSRQQLPVGTTWGPFAGKMDLNNNTLKTKAAVPMVLTAGPKWLLDVTWQGVEDNKNNCIVYSKGGQLWCTTTKAIAEGEELIAFVVDFDSRLQAATQMTLTEGMYPARLLDSIQLLPQQAAMASILPTAIVNKDIFPCKSCGIWYRSERNLQAHLMYYCSGRQREGAQLSEENDENIQQISSVCPFPQCTKSFSNARTLEIHLNSHSGVKMEEFLPSGASLKCTVCSYTADSVINFHQHLFSHLTQAAFRCTHCHFGFQTQRELLQHQDLHVPGNKLQRESDTEHSPTGNEEALQTAADPLNRNDGSQGQKPMHTKDASSDTELDKCEKKTPLFLPNQRPETQAATTKQSFSYTKIKSEPSSPRLASSPVQPNLGPSFSMGPFLSQFAFPQDITVVPQASEILAKMSELVHRRLRHGSNSYPPVIYSPLMPKGATCFECNITFNNLDNYLVHKKHYCSSRWQQMTKSPDFASVSEKLPEAVSPNNGQNSINILNTTPHTSDPENQLLQASCINSSSVLDIIGPNSKGHEKDFPSQVKKLSNAANNDEKINGKPLDGKNPTTAPLIEGESDPNKTTCEACNITFSRHETYMVHKQYYCATRHDPPLKRSASSKVPAMQRTMRTRKRRKMYEMCLPEQEQRPQLVQQRFLEVANLANPCTSSQEPTDTIGDCYHPRCDIFPGMVSKHLETSLSISKCVPPSKCDAPHSTVSCLEMDAPIDLSKKCLPQSDRTSTSPKRLLDYHECTVCKISFNKVENYLAHKQNFCPVTVHQRNEMGPLDGKVFQNPESERNSPEVSYERSIIKCEKNGNSKQSSPNGNLFSTHLATLQGLKVFSEAAQLIATKEENKHLFLPQCLYPGAIKKAKGADQLSPYYGIKPSDYISSSLVVHNNDADQSTNAESESLKSQTPSNGCPAQKKESLPLLPKNRGMVIVNGGLKQEERPTANPQQENISQNPQQHEDGHKSPSWASDNVLAANENVSPTIPAAEEQLSSIAKGVNGSTQAPTSGKYCRLCDIQFNNLSNFITHKKFYCSSHAAEHVK
- the ZFPM2 gene encoding zinc finger protein ZFPM2 isoform X3 — encoded protein: MTLTEGMYPARLLDSIQLLPQQAAMASILPTAIVNKDIFPCKSCGIWYRSERNLQAHLMYYCSGRQREGAQLSEENDENIQQISSVCPFPQCTKSFSNARTLEIHLNSHSGVKMEEFLPSGASLKCTVCSYTADSVINFHQHLFSHLTQAAFRCTHCHFGFQTQRELLQHQDLHVPGNKLQRESDTEHSPTGNEEALQTAADPLNRNDGSQGQKPMHTKDASSDTELDKCEKKTPLFLPNQRPETQAATTKQSFSYTKIKSEPSSPRLASSPVQPNLGPSFSMGPFLSQFAFPQDITVVPQASEILAKMSELVHRRLRHGSNSYPPVIYSPLMPKGATCFECNITFNNLDNYLVHKKHYCSSRWQQMTKSPDFASVSEKLPEAVSPNNGQNSINILNTTPHTSDPENQLLQASCINSSSVLDIIGPNSKGHEKDFPSQVKKLSNAANNDEKINGKPLDGKNPTTAPLIEGESDPNKTTCEACNITFSRHETYMVHKQYYCATRHDPPLKRSASSKVPAMQRTMRTRKRRKMYEMCLPEQEQRPQLVQQRFLEVANLANPCTSSQEPTDTIGDCYHPRCDIFPGMVSKHLETSLSISKCVPPSKCDAPHSTVSCLEMDAPIDLSKKCLPQSDRTSTSPKRLLDYHECTVCKISFNKVENYLAHKQNFCPVTVHQRNEMGPLDGKVFQNPESERNSPEVSYERSIIKCEKNGNSKQSSPNGNLFSTHLATLQGLKVFSEAAQLIATKEENKHLFLPQCLYPGAIKKAKGADQLSPYYGIKPSDYISSSLVVHNNDADQSTNAESESLKSQTPSNGCPAQKKESLPLLPKNRGMVIVNGGLKQEERPTANPQQENISQNPQQHEDGHKSPSWASDNVLAANENVSPTIPAAEEQLSSIAKGVNGSTQAPTSGKYCRLCDIQFNNLSNFITHKKFYCSSHAAEHVK